The following nucleotide sequence is from Anabaena sphaerica FACHB-251.
CTAATATCCTGATTAGAGGATAAGAATCGGTTAGAAGCATTATTTCGATTACAATAAAACATAAGGTTGTTTTTTCTTCAACAAAAGACTGCCGCTTACTAAGGCCGAAGTAACAAACTGCCATGAGCGATCAAAATCCCTACGAAAAACTTGGGGTATCAGAAGATGCTAGCTTCGATGAAATTCAGGATGCTCGCAATCGCCTGTTGGAGCAACATGGTGGTGACGGCAAGGGTCGAGAATTGATTGAAGCAGCTTATGATGCGATTCTAATGGATCGCTTACGAATGCGCCAAGAAGGTAAAATTAAAGTACCTGAGCGTATCCGCTTTCCAGAGATGCGAGTACCATCTCCACAGAAAGAAAGTCCGACTCCTCGCGAGCAGTCACCTGCATGGCTGCAACGAATGTTAGACCGACCAAGTCTACCGGATGTACTCTTACCAGGAGCTTGGTACTTGGGGTTGAGTGCTATCAGTTTATTTATTCCTGGTGCTAGTGATCAGGTTTTACAGCTGGGATTAGTGGTTGGGGTTGGAGTCAGTATTTATCTTCTCAACCGCAAGGAAAACAAATTTGGTCGAGCAGTTTTGTTCACACTGGCAAGTCTAATTATAGGCTTAATAGTTGGGGGACTAATTGCTGCTTGGGTATTACAGCAACTACCGTTTATCAATATCACACCAAATCAGTTTTCTACAGTGCTAACGTTTATTTTGATGTGGTTAATTAGCAGCTTTCTGCGTTGATCCTGATACGGGACTGAGTATGATCAAAATTCACTCAGTCTATATTCAAAGACAGCTTATTGCTGGTTGCTACAAGTACAGAAGAAAAGTGCAGAAGCTATGCACGAAGAGGGTTTTGTTGCAGTGGAGGCGTTCCGGCGGAACGTCTCTACTGCTGTTTGATATAACATCACCCTATGGGATAAACTAACTCCCTAACACTGGTAGCAGAATCTTGTTGTAATGCCACATTAGCTAGAGCTTGCGCTTCCGTTATTGTTAACTGTGAAATTGCTAGTTTCAAGGGTGCGATCGCTTGGGGATTGACACTCAACTCATCTAATCCTAAACCTAATAAAATCGGTGCAACTAAGGTTTCTGCTGCTACTTCTCCACATAATCCTACCCAAATATTAGCAGCGTGGGCAGCTTGAACAGTTTGCTGAATCATTCTCAATACCGCAGGTTGCAAGGCATCCGCTAAAGTTGCTACTCTGGGATTAGTGCGATCGCCTGCCATTACATACTGACTCAAATCATTTGTACCAATACTGAAAAAATCCACTTCCCTTGCTAACTGATCAGCTATAGCTACTGCTGCGGGTGTTTCTATCATCATCCCCACCTTCATATTTTCATCAAAAGGTGTACCCGCTTGTCGCAGTTCCTCTTGTACCTGGGTAAAAATTGCTTTAGCTGCTCGTAATTCTGTTAAAGTGGCAATCATCGGCCACATAATTTTGATATTATTCCCCACACTAGCGCGTAAAATTGCCCGTAACTGAGTTTTCAATAACTGAGGATTTTCTAAACAGAACCGAATCCCGCGCACACCTAAAAAGGGGTTAGCTTCTGTAACTGACGAACTCAAATAAGGAAGTTGTTTATCTCCACCTATATCCAAGGTGCGAATAATTAACGGTTGTTTATCCAAAACTTGAGTAATTGCTTGATAAACTTCTAATTGTTCCTGTTCTGTGGGTGCGTTTGTCCTTTCCAAGTACAAGAACTCGGTGCGAAGTAATCCCACACCTTCTGCACCATGACTTACAGCCGCTTTGGCATCCGTAACACTACCGATATTAGCAAAAACTTTAATGTGGCTACCATCACGAGTAATTGCTGGTTGATGTGCCAGCTTTCGCGCTTCTGCTTGGGCAATTTTCCAAGTCTCTCGCTTAATTTCCAGTATCTCTAATGTTTCTGGTGCTGGTGCAACCCACACTTTGCCACTTTCGCCATCAAGCGCCATCAGAGTTCCATTTGGCAAGTTTAGCACCTGGGCATCTACACCCAAAACCGCAGGAATACCAAGGGTTCTAGCGATAATGGCACTATGGGAAGTTGCACTTCCAGAGGTCATGCAAATACCCATCACTTTGCTTGGATCTAGTTTAACGGTATCTGATGGACTTAAATCTATAGCTACTATAATAGATGGTTCTGTCAGTTCCAAGTCTGTGGGAGCATTACCCAGTAATATTCTTAACACCCTCCGCCCGACATCAACCACATCGTCAACTCGTTCTTGTAAATAAGCATCCTCTAATTTGCGGTAGGAATTTGCTACTTCATCAACTACAGCTTGCCAAGCTACTTCTGCATTGAGACGTTCTTCTACAATATGTTGACGTGCTGCTTCTAGCATCACCGGATCTGCTAAAAATAGGAGATGAGCATCAAAAATTGCTGCTTCCGCATCACCAATTTGAATCGATGTATGGGAGAGTAAACTGGCAATTTCCTGTTTAGCAATTTGCATGGCTGCTTGTAATCTTTGCCACTCTATATTGACATTTTCTATGTGATATTCCGTAAAAGCAACAGCAGCAGATTGATAATGAACTAATGGGGCGATCGCCACACCTGGAGAAGCCGCAATTCCCGCTAGTTCGCCCTGCGTAGGTGCGGTAAATTCTTGAGGTGGTGGTGTTAATTCTAGAATGCTATCATTTTCGCCAAAATTGTTAATAATCAATGTTTGTAAAGCTTGTAGAGCCTCTTGAGCATCAATTCCAGTGGCAGTAATCAGCAATTCATGTCCTTGACGTACTCCCAA
It contains:
- the ptsP gene encoding phosphoenolpyruvate--protein phosphotransferase, with the translated sequence MVGIVIVSHSKQLALGVQELAAQMVQGKVPLAVAAGIDDPENPLGTDAIKVYEAIAAVFSDDGVLVLMDLGSALMSAEMALEFLPPEQREKVYLCAAPLVEGAVAATVAAATGGNIQQVIAEAQGALVAKATHLCLLSSPLSAVSSHPITTEVATREIRIKVSNRLGLHARPSAQFVATASRFQSQIRVQNLTRNTEPVRGDSINQVATLGVRQGHELLITATGIDAQEALQALQTLIINNFGENDSILELTPPPQEFTAPTQGELAGIAASPGVAIAPLVHYQSAAVAFTEYHIENVNIEWQRLQAAMQIAKQEIASLLSHTSIQIGDAEAAIFDAHLLFLADPVMLEAARQHIVEERLNAEVAWQAVVDEVANSYRKLEDAYLQERVDDVVDVGRRVLRILLGNAPTDLELTEPSIIVAIDLSPSDTVKLDPSKVMGICMTSGSATSHSAIIARTLGIPAVLGVDAQVLNLPNGTLMALDGESGKVWVAPAPETLEILEIKRETWKIAQAEARKLAHQPAITRDGSHIKVFANIGSVTDAKAAVSHGAEGVGLLRTEFLYLERTNAPTEQEQLEVYQAITQVLDKQPLIIRTLDIGGDKQLPYLSSSVTEANPFLGVRGIRFCLENPQLLKTQLRAILRASVGNNIKIMWPMIATLTELRAAKAIFTQVQEELRQAGTPFDENMKVGMMIETPAAVAIADQLAREVDFFSIGTNDLSQYVMAGDRTNPRVATLADALQPAVLRMIQQTVQAAHAANIWVGLCGEVAAETLVAPILLGLGLDELSVNPQAIAPLKLAISQLTITEAQALANVALQQDSATSVRELVYPIG
- a CDS encoding CPP1-like family protein; amino-acid sequence: MSDQNPYEKLGVSEDASFDEIQDARNRLLEQHGGDGKGRELIEAAYDAILMDRLRMRQEGKIKVPERIRFPEMRVPSPQKESPTPREQSPAWLQRMLDRPSLPDVLLPGAWYLGLSAISLFIPGASDQVLQLGLVVGVGVSIYLLNRKENKFGRAVLFTLASLIIGLIVGGLIAAWVLQQLPFINITPNQFSTVLTFILMWLISSFLR